The genomic window GTCTCTAGCCAGTCCTCGTCCTGTACAGGTAACTATCAGTGGGGAAGTATTTCGACCAGGTATTTATAATATTTCCGCCGCTTTACCCCGTGTGGCTGATGCTTTGCTGATAGCTGGTGGTTCTAGCATTGGTGCTGACTTGAGACAGGTAAAAGTACGTCGTCGGTTAATGGATGGTTCTACCATTGCCCAAAATATTGACCTGTATGGGACACTGCAAAATGACGGCTCACTACCTAGCTTACGTCTACAAGATGGCGATGCTATTATTGTGCCACGGCGTGAAATTGGCACAGATGACGGTTATGACCGGACTTTAGTCTCTCGTTCCTCCTTAGCTATACCGCAAATTAGAGTCCGAGTCTTAAATTATGCAGCTGGGGGAATCGTGACGCAAGCACTGCCGAACGGTAGCACCTTTGTAGATGCCTTGGGTGGAATCAATCTTGATACTGCTAACCTGCGGGATATTGCTTTAGTGCGGTTTGACCCAGAACGAGGGAAAGCTGTAACTCAATCGTTAGATGCAAAGAAAGCTATGAATGGTGATGTCGCGCAAAACGTGCCACTGCAAGATAATGATGTGATTGTAGTTGGTCGCAACCTAATTGGCAGAATAACCAACTTTCTTAGTACAATTACTCAGCCATTTTTCAATGTGCGTTCCTTCCTGAATTTCTTTGAAAACTTTGGCGGCAGAAATTAAAATATTTGTTTTTGAGGTATATGGCTTGTAAAGGATAAATCAAGAATGTAGCAAAATGAAACACGGGGGTGACTAATGAATCGTCAATCATGAATAATAACAGTAACTATAATGACAACTAGCGATCGCCGATTCTATCCACCCTCGTCTGTTTACCGATGCTTCTGTTATGACCCCACCAATTGTTAAGCGTTACGTCATTGCTTTTGAAAAATACAAATGGATTGGACTAGCCAGCTTTGCTTTAATTGTGGCGGGGTCAACAGTCGTCGCCATCCAACCCGATCCGCCACCCACCTATGTAGCAGATAGCTCATTAACCTACTCTCGCCCACCAGTCTCTTTCTCTGCTACTGGTAGTGAAATTCAACAACAAGGTCAAGAACTCAATGAGGAAGTATTGCTCTCAGACCAGTTGATTGAACGTGTGGGAACAAAAATGAATGTCTCACCAAAAACCATCGGTGAAAGCGTCGCACTGAAGCTACCCAGGAGAAATGCCCGGACTGGACAATTAGAATCTAATATTATTGAACTCAAGTATCGAGACAGCAACCCCAAACGCGCCCAGGAAGTGTTGGTGGAATTGATGCAAGCGATGGTGAAGTTGAGTAGTGATATTAATACGGGGCGTTTAAGAGCAATTATTGAAAAAATTAATGAACGGATACCGGATGCTAAGTCAGAACTACAAGCAGCCGAACAGAGGCTAGAGATTTACGATCGCCGGGAGCGTCCTGCTATATTGGCAGCTGAAAACGGTAGTCTGCTGAGTGCAGTCACCAATAGCCAAAATCAACAGCGTTTAATTCAACAAACTGTTGCGGGGATTGATGCCCAAATTCGCAGTTTACAAGATAAGTTAGGCTTAAACGTCGGTCAAGCTTATGTTTCCTCTGCCTTAAGTGCCGACCCAATTCTGGGCGATTTACGCGCACGCCTGTATCAAACTGAATCACAGATGACTTTACTGCAAAAGGATCTGCGACCAGAACATCCCACTATGATTCAGTTACAGCGTCAAAAACAAGCCAGTGAAGAATTGCTGCAACAACGAGCAGCAGAGGTGATAGGTGGTGATGGTACAGCCGCACCTCTGGCGGGGAGTGTAACGGGTATTCGCGCCCAAAGCAACCTCGACCCAGCAAGACAACAGCTAGCAAACCAGATGGTAGCTTTACAAACCCAACGGGAAACCTTAGAACAACAGTTATTACAGCAAAGACGTGAAGAACTGCAACTACGTCAGGAGTATTCCCAAATACCTAATAAACAACTAGAGCGATCGCGCCTAGAACAAGAAGTGGGACTCAAAAAAGCAGTTTTTGACCAAATGCAAGCCAAGCTAACTGATGCCAAAACGGCTGAGGCAGAAACAGTTAGTAGTTTTAGTGTAGCCAGACTACCTTCTGTGATTGCTGATGCGAAAAAACCTAAGAGTGTACCCTTGACGTTAGGTGTCGGTGGGTTCTTAGGATTTTTGGTTGGTGGTGGGGTAATCTTCTTATTGGGTTCTCTAGAAGGCACTTTCAGAACCAGAGAGGATATCCGCGACAGTCTAAAACAGCGCGAAGTAGCCTTACTGGGCGAATTACCGTTGATGCCTGTGGATGATTTACCACCAGAAGGAATACCTGTGGTTCTATCTTCCGAATCCCTGTATTTAGAGTTTTATGAGAAGTTCCGCAGTAACTTGCGCCGGATTGGAGGCAGAAACTTAAAGGTAGTATTAATTACGAGTACAAGTAGTCAGGAAGGTAAAACCACCAGTGCTTACAACTTAGGTATAGCGGCGGCGCGTGCTGGCAAAAGAACTTTGATCATTAGACATCTCCGAAAACAGTCAAAGCCTTTGTTTGGCTAGGCTGTAGCCACTAAATGCAATCATCTTAAATTAGCTATTCTGTACGATGAAATAAGACTTTGAGATATTTGCTGTTGATAATTAGGCAAAAATATCTAGTTATATGCGATAATTTTAACCTGATGATATAGCTGATATTTCTAATGGTAATATTAGCCCTCGAATCCGTAACCTTACTAGCCCACAAATCGTCAAAATTACTTGCTTATATTTGCGGGTATTTAACCTAAATCTCTCTTGGACAACTCGAAAGATTTTGACTGACCGTATTCGATGTTCAACAAAGATTCGTTTAGATGAAAATATTTTGTTCTGTTCTTTCTGTTCAGTTGTTAGTTCTTGATTTCTTGGTTTCTTAATTGGAGTTGTAATTAAATCTTCTCCAAGATATGCCTTATCTCCTTTAAATCTTTGTTTGGCATCAAACTCTGAACGATATTCTCGGAACAAAGTTATATCGCTTTTTGGACCAGGTTCACCTGCCACAACATCAACGATATCACTAGCATCAGGTAAAATAATCATTTGAGTTTTAAATGTATGATTACTCTTCTTACCTGAAAAATATTTCTTTTGTTCATCATTGTCTCTAGGTCTTTCTCTGACTTGTTCATAGCTATCTACTATTAATTCATATTCTGTGAGCATTTCTTTTACTACTTCATAGTCAGAAGCGTTTTTTTTTTACTTGTTCAAGCAAACTTGATGGCAGTAATTCTCGCAAGTTAGGCAACCAATAGTTAAACGTATCGTTGGCTGTAGACTCACTTACTTCAAACTGAATACCTAGAAGTTGAAAGGTTGTCAGATGTCGGAGATACACTAAAGTTAAAATGATTTGTTCAGAAATAGATAATTTTGGTTTCCGACCTCCTCCACCAGCAATAATTCTCACTTTCTTAGATTCCAGTAAAGCTTTTTTTTCATGATATAATCTTTCCCCATTTATGATTAATTGTTGTAACTGTTCATATTCCAGACCTATTAACCTTTGGGTTTGTTTAGGATTCTCTTCAATGTAATTCAGTATATTGCTCATGCTTCTGTGTCAAAATAACGCTTTAATGTTCTTTTATCACAGAATAATACTATTTTGGAGATGTCTATTGAAACAGATTTGCGATCGCCTTCACGCTGTTTATCTTTGAAAGTCAACCCAGACCCTGATGCTACCCTAGAACCCCTGCGTTATTACGGCAGCCTGAGCGAATGTATTCGTTTAGTCCCTGAAGTTGAGAATCTATACATTATTCCCAGTCCTGGCCCTGTGCGCCAATCTGCGGCTGTTTTAGAATCAAGCGAAATGCGGCGACTCATGGAAGATGTCAGAGAACGTTATGATCTAGTAATTCTAGATACAAATCCTCTCAGCCTATCTAATGATCCTCTATTAATTCAACCCTACAGTGATGGCATAGTATTGGTAGCAAGACCAAACTATACCCAAGAAAATATGTTAGGTGAGGCTATTGATCAATTATTAGAAGCTGAACTGGGACTGGTAGGAGTGATTATCAACGGTGCTGATATCAGTATTGCCTTACCTCCATCAGATGAATCTTCATCTGGGGAAGAAGTAGGAATCACAGATGAAGCAACAGAAATTTCTGTAGGTGCTAATCACAATTATTAAACAGATATCCCATTTGTAGGGTTGCTTAGGGCTACAGTGCTTAACGCACCATCAACCCTCAAATCTTGGATGATTCTCCCCGCTTGGGGTGAGTGGCGTTTGACGTAAGGAAACCCAATATGGATCATGGTTTTAGGTTAATCTACCAGTAGGCTTACGCCCCGCAGGAAAGGCTGCACCTAATCCATGAATAATCTTCATCTCATCTCTGAGTATAAAAATTTTGATGGTAAACTCGGTTTTTACTCTCATTACTCCTCAGTCTGTAATAGCGAAATGCGTTTTGCTGTCTATCAGCCACCACAAGTTAACCAAAAACAAGTACCAGTTCTCTATTTTCTCTCTGGTTTGACTTGCACTGAAGAAAATTTCATAGTTAAAGCTGGGGCGCAACGCTATGCGGCTGAGTACGGTTTGATGTTGGTTGCACCGGATACTAGCCCCCGTAATACTGGTATTAGGGGTGAGGATGACGACTGGGATTTTGGTACAGGTGCGGGTTTTTATGTGGATGCGACTGAAGCACCTTGGAAATCTCACTATCAAATGTATAGTTATGTCGTGGAAGAATTACCGGGTGTAATTGCTGCTAATTTTCCCGTGCAAGCCGAGAATCAGGGGATTTTCGGTCATTCAATGGGTGGACATGGGGCGTTAGTATGTGCTATGCGAAATCCCAATTTATATAAATCTGTATCAGCCTTTGCACCGATTGTTGCACCTATGGGTTGTCCTTGGGGACAGAAAGCTTTTAATGGTTATCTAGGTAGCAATCAAGCCAGTTGGCGTGCTTATGATGCTAGTGAATTGGTGCAGCAAGTTGGTTATCATAGTTCAATTTTGATTGATCAAGGTACTGCTGATCAATTTCTCACGGGGCAATTACTCACGGAAGTATTTGCACAGGCTTGTAAAAGTGTTAACCAGCCTCTAAACTTACGGTATCAAGTAGGCTATGACCACAGTTATTATTTCATTGCTAGTTTTGTAGAGGATCATATTCGCCATCATGCGATCGCTTTTGGTTTAATTCCAAATTAAGGAAAAGAGCAAATCATGAGTCTGGTTTGGCAAGCTGATTTTTATCGTAGTCCTCACAAAGATACCGCAGGACATACTTTATGGGAGTTGTTGATTTGTGATGCAACTCGCAGTTTTGAGTATACAGCTACTTGTTCCCAGTCAGAAGCTAACGCAAGTTGGTTAACTGCCCAAATTGAGCAAGCGGCTGGTGAAAAATTACCAGATGTTATCCAGGTGTTTCGTCCTCAGTCTTTGAGTTTACTTGAAGTAGCTGGGCGGAATTTAGGGATCAACATCAAGCCTCACCGCCAAACCTTGGCTTTGAAACAATGGTTGCAAGAGAAGCAATATCCCCTAGCTATAGATAAGCCACCCCCTTTACCATTACCGGAAAACCTCTGGGGGGAAGAGTGGCGGTTTGCGACAATTCCGGCGGGTGATATTGTCGATTTGTTTAGCGATCGCCCCATGCCGATTTTGTCTGTGCCAGAATCTCTACAACCGATTAATTTGGGTTTAGCATCAACAGTGGCTATTCCTGGTGTGGTAATTTTTGGTGGCAGGCGATCGCTTCGTCTAGCACAATGGATACAATCAGCCCATCCTGTATCACTCAACTATATTGCCGGTGCGCCAGATGGTTTAGTTTTAGAAGCTGGTTTAGTAGATAGATGGATTTTGGTTACTTTTGATGATCCAGAAGTAGCGGCGGCGGCGAAAGTTTATGAACAGCGCAAACAGCACAGCCGAGGACTGCATTTTTTAATAGTACAACCTGATGATTCTGGAATGACCTACAGTGGTTTTTGGTTGTTACAAGCAGAAGTTTCTATCTCTAGTCAGGATTAGTTTAAGTTGCAATCTGCGGCTACTTATTCAATCGGTTTCAAAAGTAATGATTGGCGTTTCAATCCCTTATAGGGAGTTAGTGAAATTGCAATTGTCTTAAAGCGTAATCTTCCCTGTTATCTTCATGTGTTTCAATCCCTAATAGGGAGTTAGTGAAATTGCAATGCAAGCGGATCTCCGGTAAAAGTTGGATTCAAGTGTCTATCTGTTTCAATCCCTAATAGGGAGTTAGTGAAATTGCAATTATCCTTTTATATTACTACTGTGCTTTGAACCAAGTTAAGTTTCAATCCCTAATAGGGAGTTAGTGAAATTGCAATGTCCAATGGTTCAGCGATTTTTCTAGATAAGCTAGTTTCAATCCCTAATAGGGAGTTAGTGAAATTGCAATCTTTTATTCATATTTAGTTGTAGATGAGAAAGGTGTTTCAATCCCTAATAGGGAGTTAGTGAAATTGCAATAAAAAGCCATCTATGCGCTCATTCTCAATCTCTCTTGCTGTTTCAATCCCTAATAGGGAGTTAGTGAAATTGCAATAAATTACATGAGGCAAAACAAAGAGGATACCCAAATGTTTCAATCCCTAATAGGGAGTTAGTGAAATTGCAATTTGATACCCAATCAATTAATAACTCAGACACTTCTACTCGTTTCAATCCCTAATAGGGAGTTAGTGAAATTGCAATATAGCAAAGCTATCCACAACGATACAATATCGGCGTTTCAATCCCTAATAGGGAGTTAGTGAAATTGCAATAATTGCTTAAACTGTCCGATTGCTGAATCTGATAAAGTTTCAATCCCTAATAGGGAGTTAGTGAAATTGCAATTGTAGAGGATAAAGGTCTTGCAAACAAATGCAAGTTTCAATCCCTAATAGGGAGTTAGTGAAATTGCAATCACCCCTAGTGATTGCGTTATTCAATAGTCTAAGTTTTGTAGTTTCAATCCCTAATAGGGAGTTAGTGAAATTGCAATTTGTTAATCCAAGCTTTACGGAATGATTTCGCATCTGTTTCAATCCCTAATAGGGAGTTAGTGAAATTGCAATAACTAGGGGTATTTTTTTTAGAAATAATAATCTACTGTTTCAATCCCTAATAGGGAGTTAGTGAAATTGCAATTCAAAAATGCTTCTTTTCATTCAGTGATCCACTTTAGTTTCAATCCCTAATAGGGAGTTAGTGAAATTGCAATCCTAAATAAGCCTTCCCAACACTAGGACAATATGTTTCAATCCCTAATAGGGAGTTAGTGAAATTGCAATAATGATAGCAATAGAATTGTTCATTGCAGACTCGTTTCAATCCCTAATAGGGAGTTAGTGAAATTGCAATTAATGGGTTTGAGCAGCGATCGCTTGTTTGTTTTCCAGTTTCAATCCCTAATAGGGAGTTAGTGAAATTGCAATTTCACCTTCACGAGATCCGGTGTAACCATCGTCCGTGTTTCAATCCCTAATAGGGAGTTAGTGAAATTGCAATTCATGTTTGCTCATGGTTTTAATCAAATCAATAGCCACGTTTCAATCCCTAATAGGGAGTTAGTGAAATTGCAATTTTTAAAATTCACTTAACTCCAACCAAAATGGAAATCAGGTTTCAATCCCTAATAGGGAGTTAGTGAAATTGCAATTCTGTTGGTTTGGAATCTCCCTTTTGGAAGTCTGTTTCAATCCCTAATAGGGAGTTAGTGAAATTGCAATTCCCTTTCCTCTTGCTGTCCTGGGAGAAATGGCAGGTTTCAATCCCTAATAGGGAGTTAGTGAAATTGCAATTCCAGCCGGGAAAATGAAGCGGTCGATAGTTCCCGTTTCAATCCCTAATAGGGAGTTAGTGAAATTGCAATTTGGAGGCAGAAATAAACTAGCAACATTAGTTGATAGGTTTCAATCCCTAATAGGGAGTTAGTGAAATTGCAATGTTAATAGTTCTTCTTGACCATCCCCTATCAACTTGTTTCAATCCCTAATAGGGAGTTAGTGAAATTGCAATTCGATAAGTGTTGTCGTCCCATTGGAAAGGGTGCGTTTCAATCCCTAATAGGGAGTTAGTGAAATTGCAATCTCTGCTAACCGATTCAGAAAAAAATCAATATCAGTTTCAATCCCTAATAGGGAGTTAGTGAAATTGCAATAGCGACGACCTGAAACACTCTCTGTATTTAGTTTTCAAGGTTCGGTTGCGCGAATTTGGTAATTGTAGCATAGAAAATTGTGATTGAGTAGTATGCAAATGTCTAAAACCCTTACTGCATAAAGTGCGCGGCTATTTTTGCCAAGAAATTTTTCAAAAGTATTACACAGATGGACTTTCAGCCTTAGTTGCGAAAACCTGATTTGGAACACCTACCCATTCGCGCATTCAGACCAGAAAATTCCCCAGTCCCCATTCCCAAGTTCCTAGCCCTTGGCTTCTACCCGTGCTTGCGTCACCATTGCGATCAAAGTATGATGAGCATCTTCTGAATCTGCTAAAACATGATCAAACTGGATGCGAATAGGGAGACTTTCGCCATTGGTTTGTGCGGTTAAGTCCATACCTTGAGCATCAATTGCTAGCATTTGCGCTGCGGTTGCTTGGGATGCTCCGCCAAAAAATTTTGCGTAAAGCAGCACAGCGTTAGCATGATCCTCGTTCATGTGGTTGCAGATGCGCGAACTAATCTCAGGAGAAAACTGATCTGACATAGTGAAATAAAGAACTAGAAATCAAACAACTGAATAAATTCTAAGATAAGGTAAGGCAAATTTGTACAGATAGAGTGCAGAGTGAGTAGTAAACACCCCGCTACCGCGAAGAGAACTCAGCACTATTTTCCAGACAAGCAAGCTAATTTGCAAAATAAAAAATACAATAAATTATATTTGTCAACTAGTTATTATCTTTATTTGCGGAAATATGACCGCTTAAACTGTAAGCAAAGTATTCAGCTAATTTATGGCAGCGAAGATCCGATGAGCGAAACTAGTCAACGTCGAATAGTTATTGGGGATGTGCATGGCTACTATGAAGGATTAATGAGATTATTAGAAGCGATCGCTCCTGCTTCGGATGACCAAGTATATTTTTTGGGAGATTTAATTGATCGTGGCCCCCAGAGTTCACAGGTAGTGGATTTAGTTAGGCAAAACAATTACCAATGTCTACTAGGCAACCACGAGCAGATGTTAGTAAATATTCTGACTAGTGAAAATGTCCCTCTAGCCTTAATGCAAGCATGGTTACATAGTGGTGGACAAGCAACTATAGCCAGCTACCCAGATACGACTATTTCGCCAGAACACTTAGATTGGTTCAAGAGTTTACCTACCTATATTGACTTAGGGGATATATGGCTAACTCATGCTGGAGTTGACCCTAAAAAGTTGCTTAAGGAACAAACCGCCGAGCAGCTTTGCTGGATCAGAGGAGAATTTCACAGCATAGAACAGCCATACTTTACTGATAAGCTGATTGTTATTGGTCATACCATTACCTTTACTTTCCCTGGTGTAAACCCTGGACAATTAGCTCAAGGCAGGGGATGGTTAGATATAGATACTGGAGCTTACCACCCTCGTAGCGGGTGGTTGACTGGATTTGATATAAATAATAATTTAATTTATCAAGCTAACGTTTTTAATAACGATCTGCGTATTCTACCCCTATCAGAAGTAGTAGTTGAGGTTGAGCCATCTAAAATAATCGCCCGCCGCAGTCAGCAGCGAGCGTGAAAGTTTAACAGCTACAAAACTGAACGGATATTAGCACGATAAGCCGCAGCGTCCAATCCGTCACGTCCATTACTAGGTTGACGATTGATGGCGGTTTGCAAGGCATTAATGCGATCGCTAGTTGCTGGGTGCGTGCTTAAAACTGTCGGCACAGAACCGCTATTTTTCAGCAATTTTCTCATAAAACTTACCATACCCGATGGAGCATAGCCAGCACGTGTTAAGGCTCTTAACCCACGCCTGTCAGCATCAAATTCATCTTGGCGACTGCGGGGACGGTTGAGTGCTAGTTCTACACCAATTCCCACGGCGTTATTGCGATCTAAACCCGCAGCTGTAGCCACACCACTAGCTAGTGCTTTTTGCTGCATTTGTTTGACTAAATGTTTACCACCAATATGACCCCATTCATGAGCCATCACACTGGCGAGTTCCGCTTCATTGTCTGCGGCTTTCATTAAACCTGTGTTGACATAAATAAAACCCCCCGTAGTTGCAAAGGCATTGATAGCATTATCTTCGACCACCTGGAATGTTGCGGGAAGATTTGGGCGATCGCTATTTGCTACTATGCGCCTACCAATTTGTTCTACATAGCGATTAATTTCAGGATTACGGTTAAGTTTAATTTCCCTGCGTAATTCCTGATTCATTTGTGCGCCTAGCTCTACTTCCTGGCGATCGGATATATTTGAGAGCTGAAGTATTTGCGCTCCCCGGAATAACAGTGGTAATAAATCTATAGCCCTTCCAGGTAAAGGTGTACTTAGGCACAGACTCACAGCGACTGCTACCGAAATTAACGGATAAAACCAGCGTCGCCGCCATAGATGATAATTTGCTACCAAGCCTTTCCTGTTATTCATAATTCAGTTAGAAGATATTTTCGGGACACATCTAGTATTTAGGACGTATAGATGCCTTTCTAAGTTGCATTCGTGACTCAGGGATTGATACTGGGGGAGAAGTTATTCAATTTTGAATTGATATGCCCAATTCCCCTTGTAATCAAACTTGTTGCTAAAATCAATTACTTGAATCTGAGGAAGGAAAAATTTCTTATGGCTATTTTAGATTCCAAAGGTCGCTTGTTCGGCAAAATCAATATACTCGACTTATTTGCTGGTTTAGTTATTCTGTTAGTAATATTTGGGATTTTCGTCTTTCCGGGTACTAGTGGTTCTGTAGCTCAAATTGGGGCTAAAAAAACGCCTATAGAGGTAGATTTAGTCGTGCGTGGCTTGAATGTGCGCGATCCTCAGCAGTTATCTGAGCAAGGTTTTAAAACAGGCGGTAAAACTAAAGTCATTATTCGCAATCAGCCTTACGGTGAGATTGGGATTAAATCTGTGAAAGTGCTACCTAGAACTTTAACAGTTGGTCAACCAGATGGTTCGGTCAAGGAATTACCAGACCCCAGAACAAATAATTTTAGTACAGATATGCTCTTGACTTTAGAAGATCAAGCAGAAGTTACTAAAGATGGCCCCGTTTTAGGTAACAGCAAGGTGAAAATTGGTATGCCTTTCGAGTTAGAAGGCTTTAATTACAACTTTAATGCCTCTGTTATCGATGTGCGATTAAAGAAGTAAGCTAACCCCAGCCCTTTAGGGCGGGGCTTTTCAGCAGCCCTGAACTATCCGTACTGAGACTACAGCACAGATAACCCGAACCTCCAGGCAGTCTTACAGACTGCCCCAATAAAGAAATCATTTTTTTGACACACATTCCTATTCAATTCGCGTCAAATTAAATAATTTAGGTTACAAGCTCAGAAGGGTAAAGAAAGTTCAGCCTCAAAAAAAAATCCCACAAACTGATGCAATCTTTGAGCAATTAGACATAGTAAATAAAGATGCTTCGGAAGATAAGAGTGTTTTACGTCTAAGTATGGACGGAAAAGCCCGCGTTAAAATGATTATCATTCTTGAGAGAACCCGTCTCTTGTTTTTCTTGGAATAATTTATTCTTTGGAAGTCCCTTGCATTTTTCGGTCTAGTTCCGCAATTAAGCTTAACCCCGCATAGGATGATAATGTATAGCTAGATACTTAAACAAAAGTAAAATTCTCTGCACTCAAGCTAGCTGCACCAATTCCCTGCAATATCGCTAAATCGGAACCATTCAAAGCAATCAAGGAGTTTTCTTCCTGCTGAGTAATGCTCAAATTACCAAAGCCAATACCTAAACCAGCAATACCAAGGACATCTTCACCTAAAGTAAAGTCAGTTATGATATTCGCGGAGTCGGGAATTTCAGCAGTAGCAATCCAGAATTGGTCTGCACCTGCTCCACCAGTAATGATATTATCACCACCAGAGAGTGCAAAGAATTTGTCGTCACCTGCACCACCGATAAGGCGATCGCCACTTCCGAGAATGAAAGTATCGTCACCTCTACCACCGTAAATCCGGTTACTACCCGAACTACTGATAGAAGCGTCGATAACATCACTTTCATCACCACCGAAAATCAACCCACCGCTACCGCTAACTTCAATAACGTCTTCTCCAATAGTGCCAAAAATAGGTTCTGATGTTGGTTCTATTAATGAATCCACAATGGTAAAAGTACCGCTATTAGCATTGGAATCTACCTCATACCCTTCCCCTGCTTCAACAGTAAAAGTCGCGGTTTCTTCTCCTTCAATTTCCCCATCATTTAAAACAGGTAAACTTATTTGAGCATTTTGCTCGGTGATGGTAAAATTAAACTCACTGTAATTACTAGTATTACCAACTGTAGGAATCACACCTTGTGTAAATGCAGGTATGATATCAACTACTAATTCTTCATTAGACCGACCATTAGCTAAATCCACATAGGTAAAATCATCTTCTGATGAATACCACATATTCGCATTAAAGCCGAGAGTTCCTCCCCTATGACCTACAACTACTCCTAAGTCGGGAGTTTCAAAACTCATCATTCCTAAACCATAAGAAAATCCTCTACCAGTATCTACCAAGGTAAACATTTGAGCTAGACTTTCTTTTGAAAGTAACTCTCCTGCGTATAAAGCTCGTGCAAATTGGGTTAAATCTTGTGTATTAGAAACTATTGCACCGCTAGTCCACGTCCAAGAAGGATTAGCAATAGAAACATCATCTAAAATACCATCAAAATTAAAATCTAAATAACCCTTAACATAACCTCCTGGAATTTCTTCTTCTTCTGCAAAGAAGGTATTTTCTAGTTGCAAAGGTTCAAAAATTTGCGATCGCATTTCGGCAGCTATATTGTTACCAGTAGCAGCTTCAATAACCATTCCTGCCAAAATATAGTTAGTATTGGAATATTGCCAGGATTCTCCTGGTGCAAAGAATTGTTCTACATTATTAATTAAATTGATTATCTCTTCGGGTTGCCAATTTCGTAAAAAGATATTGGGGTTAGTTACTGCCTGCTGTAGTAAGATACCATTGTATTCGGCAATACCACTGCTATGATTGAGTAATTGTCTAATAGTAATCTTATCGGAGTCAGGAATATTGGCTGTTACTTCTTGGGATAACCAATCAGTGAGAGTATCTTCAAGAGTCAGTTTTCCTGCTTCTACTAACTTCAGGATGGTAGTTGCAGTAAAAGTTTTGGTAACACTACCAATTTGAAAGCGATCATCAGACTCCAATGGTGTATTATCCTCTATAGTGGCGACCCCCGCAGCTTCAGACCAGTTTCCTAAAGGAGAGGTAATAGCTATAGTTGCTCCTGGTACTTGTGGTGTAACTTTCTCG from Nostoc sp. UHCC 0870 includes these protein-coding regions:
- a CDS encoding polysaccharide biosynthesis/export family protein, coding for MLIFTSSYMRVLSGLCCVSFQLGLLLNTFQPVLAQTLPAEGELPVKFPSPPPETEVAPASTNNEISPQFNRYLLGPGDSINVTFERPPGPYRLGSGDVISVIVQRFPDLSFQAGINPEGNIIVPLLETVPLQGLTLQEAQAKIRSLLNKYVIDPVVVLSLTGQRQDLSFQAQISPEGTIVVPQVGIVSIQGLSLEEAKEKIGLSLSRILVNPMLVVSLASPRPVQVTISGEVFRPGIYNISAALPRVADALLIAGGSSIGADLRQVKVRRRLMDGSTIAQNIDLYGTLQNDGSLPSLRLQDGDAIIVPRREIGTDDGYDRTLVSRSSLAIPQIRVRVLNYAAGGIVTQALPNGSTFVDALGGINLDTANLRDIALVRFDPERGKAVTQSLDAKKAMNGDVAQNVPLQDNDVIVVGRNLIGRITNFLSTITQPFFNVRSFLNFFENFGGRN
- a CDS encoding HARBI1 family protein codes for the protein MLTEYELIVDSYEQVRERPRDNDEQKKYFSGKKSNHTFKTQMIILPDASDIVDVVAGEPGPKSDITLFREYRSEFDAKQRFKGDKAYLGEDLITTPIKKPRNQELTTEQKEQNKIFSSKRIFVEHRIRSVKIFRVVQERFRLNTRKYKQVILTICGLVRLRIRGLILPLEISAISSG
- a CDS encoding helix-turn-helix domain-containing protein, translating into MSNILNYIEENPKQTQRLIGLEYEQLQQLIINGERLYHEKKALLESKKVRIIAGGGGRKPKLSISEQIILTLVYLRHLTTFQLLGIQFEVSESTANDTFNYWLPNLRELLPSSLLEQVKKKRF
- the fghA gene encoding S-formylglutathione hydrolase, with the protein product MNNLHLISEYKNFDGKLGFYSHYSSVCNSEMRFAVYQPPQVNQKQVPVLYFLSGLTCTEENFIVKAGAQRYAAEYGLMLVAPDTSPRNTGIRGEDDDWDFGTGAGFYVDATEAPWKSHYQMYSYVVEELPGVIAANFPVQAENQGIFGHSMGGHGALVCAMRNPNLYKSVSAFAPIVAPMGCPWGQKAFNGYLGSNQASWRAYDASELVQQVGYHSSILIDQGTADQFLTGQLLTEVFAQACKSVNQPLNLRYQVGYDHSYYFIASFVEDHIRHHAIAFGLIPN
- a CDS encoding Tab2/Atab2 family RNA-binding protein — protein: MSLVWQADFYRSPHKDTAGHTLWELLICDATRSFEYTATCSQSEANASWLTAQIEQAAGEKLPDVIQVFRPQSLSLLEVAGRNLGINIKPHRQTLALKQWLQEKQYPLAIDKPPPLPLPENLWGEEWRFATIPAGDIVDLFSDRPMPILSVPESLQPINLGLASTVAIPGVVIFGGRRSLRLAQWIQSAHPVSLNYIAGAPDGLVLEAGLVDRWILVTFDDPEVAAAAKVYEQRKQHSRGLHFLIVQPDDSGMTYSGFWLLQAEVSISSQD
- a CDS encoding DUF2470 domain-containing protein — translated: MSDQFSPEISSRICNHMNEDHANAVLLYAKFFGGASQATAAQMLAIDAQGMDLTAQTNGESLPIRIQFDHVLADSEDAHHTLIAMVTQARVEAKG
- a CDS encoding metallophosphoesterase family protein: MSETSQRRIVIGDVHGYYEGLMRLLEAIAPASDDQVYFLGDLIDRGPQSSQVVDLVRQNNYQCLLGNHEQMLVNILTSENVPLALMQAWLHSGGQATIASYPDTTISPEHLDWFKSLPTYIDLGDIWLTHAGVDPKKLLKEQTAEQLCWIRGEFHSIEQPYFTDKLIVIGHTITFTFPGVNPGQLAQGRGWLDIDTGAYHPRSGWLTGFDINNNLIYQANVFNNDLRILPLSEVVVEVEPSKIIARRSQQRA
- a CDS encoding M48 family metallopeptidase, which gives rise to MNNRKGLVANYHLWRRRWFYPLISVAVAVSLCLSTPLPGRAIDLLPLLFRGAQILQLSNISDRQEVELGAQMNQELRREIKLNRNPEINRYVEQIGRRIVANSDRPNLPATFQVVEDNAINAFATTGGFIYVNTGLMKAADNEAELASVMAHEWGHIGGKHLVKQMQQKALASGVATAAGLDRNNAVGIGVELALNRPRSRQDEFDADRRGLRALTRAGYAPSGMVSFMRKLLKNSGSVPTVLSTHPATSDRINALQTAINRQPSNGRDGLDAAAYRANIRSVL